A segment of the Candidatus Zixiibacteriota bacterium genome:
ATCGGATTGCTCGCAAGTTTGGCGTATGATCTGATAACCAGAAAATAATTATGGTAAAGAAATCATTAAATAGTAATTTACACAAAGCCAACAAGGCGAAAAAAGATGAGTTTTATACTCAGCTTATTGATATTGAAAAAGAATTGAAGCATTACAAAGGACAGTTTCGAGGTAAAATTGTTTATTGCAATTGTGATGATCCATTTGAAAGTAATTTTTTCAAATATTTCGCCGCCAATTTTAACGCTCTTGGTCTTAAAAAGTTAATCTCCACCAGTTATACAAACTCACCGATTGCCGGAGGACAGTTGCCGCTCTTTGAAGTCAAAGGCTTAAAACCGAAAGGCAAAGAGCCGTTCAAGATCGAGCTCAATGAAGTGACAGATTCCGACGCAGACGGCGCGGTGGGGCTTGCTGATGTGAAGTGGCTCTTGAAAAATGATGCCAATATCGCCACCCCACTTAAGGGTGACGGTGATTTTCGCAGTGAGGAGTGTATAGAACTACTCAAACAAGCAGATATTGTTGTAACTAACCCGCCATTCTCGCTCTTCCGCGAATATGTGGAGCAGTTGGTCGAGTATAAAAG
Coding sequences within it:
- a CDS encoding adenine-specific methyltransferase EcoRI family protein → MVKKSLNSNLHKANKAKKDEFYTQLIDIEKELKHYKGQFRGKIVYCNCDDPFESNFFKYFAANFNALGLKKLISTSYTNSPIAGGQLPLFEVKGLKPKGKEPFKIELNEVTDSDADGAVGLADVKWLLKNDANIATPLKGDGDFRSEECIELLKQADIVVTNPPFSLFREYVEQLVEYKRKFIILGDQNAITYKEFFKLIKENRLWLGYDNNGTKWFQVPMDYDIPTESRKKIVNGVKYFSMGRIMWFTNLDTTKRHEELTLYKKYTPEEYPKYDNYDAIEVSKVAEIPENYTGVMGVPVTFVDKYNPDQFQIIGHVGSVGADGVYSFANAIYLNSKKLFKRILIKNKKVKK